The following are encoded together in the Planctomycetia bacterium genome:
- a CDS encoding carboxypeptidase regulatory-like domain-containing protein, giving the protein MIGYVSDERYVALPGVLFEFQRSDRSVEARSRATGAVYAILDPGPWRVTMHLADHGSKSVEITVDPARPYHFRMLRDTLLGYAWPKWVKAGERGEFRVHSPEMYKLELWRYGWKKELVRSIGWFDEHGPRATVQITPDGDYTRTGVDWNKIGYNNNPVHRQFELAPTRSGLYYFHARTKSGRFFSFPWIVAPAKPTAKIAVLAGNINWNCYNSFGGRSNYIHCAELPAKPTVNSRQDLDRYTDPEHIFYDRENYAPLSFDRPEPFNHVDEQEQITDPIEGRQACHLAPAEWRLYGWLEREGIDFDLYAETQFHHGEMNLDDYRLVIIHTHPEYWSRKMYLALKDWVFRRGGRLMYLGGNGLNCEVEFDSPTSIIVRNGDKREQRRKEVESRMHERLESEANLLGVVYTDAGAMTGAPYRVIEPKHWAFSGTDLKAGDLFGLKCLHMRCPGGASGHETDKISPSSPKNLLRIAQGTNRDNGGADMIYFETPKGGAVFSSGSINYVSSLPVDEHISKITKNVIERLVSP; this is encoded by the coding sequence TTGATCGGTTACGTCAGCGACGAACGCTATGTCGCGTTACCGGGAGTGTTGTTCGAGTTTCAGCGCTCGGATCGAAGCGTCGAGGCCCGATCGCGTGCTACCGGCGCGGTTTATGCGATTCTCGATCCGGGCCCTTGGCGCGTGACGATGCATCTGGCGGATCATGGCTCGAAAAGCGTCGAGATTACGGTCGACCCTGCGCGACCCTACCACTTCCGCATGTTGCGCGACACGCTGCTCGGTTACGCTTGGCCGAAGTGGGTTAAAGCCGGTGAGCGCGGCGAGTTTCGCGTGCATTCTCCGGAGATGTACAAGCTCGAACTGTGGCGCTACGGATGGAAAAAAGAATTGGTGCGCTCGATCGGCTGGTTCGACGAACATGGGCCGCGAGCCACGGTGCAGATCACGCCCGACGGCGACTACACGCGAACCGGCGTCGATTGGAATAAGATCGGCTACAACAACAATCCGGTTCATCGCCAGTTCGAGCTCGCTCCGACCCGCAGCGGCTTGTACTATTTTCATGCGCGAACGAAGTCGGGCCGTTTCTTTTCGTTTCCTTGGATCGTCGCTCCGGCGAAGCCGACGGCGAAGATCGCCGTGTTGGCCGGCAACATCAATTGGAATTGCTACAACAGCTTCGGAGGCCGAAGCAACTATATTCATTGCGCCGAGCTGCCTGCCAAGCCGACCGTGAATTCGCGGCAAGATCTGGATCGCTATACCGACCCGGAGCATATCTTTTACGATCGCGAGAATTATGCGCCGCTGTCGTTCGATCGGCCTGAGCCGTTCAACCACGTCGACGAGCAGGAGCAGATCACGGACCCGATCGAAGGCCGCCAAGCGTGTCATCTTGCGCCGGCCGAGTGGCGACTCTACGGCTGGCTCGAACGGGAGGGAATCGACTTCGACTTATATGCCGAAACGCAATTCCATCATGGCGAGATGAATCTCGACGACTATCGGCTCGTGATCATCCACACCCATCCGGAGTATTGGTCGCGCAAGATGTATCTCGCGCTGAAGGATTGGGTCTTTCGTCGCGGCGGCCGGTTGATGTATCTCGGCGGCAACGGCTTGAACTGCGAAGTGGAATTCGATTCGCCGACGTCGATCATCGTGCGCAACGGCGACAAACGGGAACAGCGCCGGAAAGAAGTCGAGAGCCGGATGCACGAACGGCTGGAAAGCGAAGCGAATCTTTTAGGGGTGGTCTACACCGATGCCGGCGCGATGACCGGCGCTCCGTACCGCGTGATCGAACCGAAACATTGGGCTTTCTCCGGAACGGATTTGAAGGCCGGCGATTTGTTCGGCCTTAAGTGTTTGCACATGCGGTGCCCAGGCGGAGCGTCGGGCCATGAGACCGATAAAATCTCGCCGAGCTCGCCGAAGAATTTACTACGCATCGCTCAAGGCACGAATCGCGACAACGGCGGTGCCGACATGATTTATTTCGAAACTCCCAAAGGGGGCGCGGTGTTTTCCTCCGGATCGATCAACTATGTGAGCTCGTTGCCGGTCGACGAGCACATCTCTAAGATCACGAAGAACGTGATCGAACGTCTGGTATCGCCGTAA